DNA from Kwoniella dejecticola CBS 10117 chromosome 1, complete sequence:
CAGCCCAATGAAAGGAGGGAGGATCATTTCGGGATGAAACAAGTTTGTTCTACTTTGTTGCTGCAAAGTGCATTGCTGCATTATACTTTGGCCTATGTTATACTGATGAGCGGTGACAGTGATCACTAGTACCCTTCCAATTTTCCCACCACACTGCCTACTTTAGTCAATACCTCGTCCCATTCCTTGTCCCTGTCCGATAACCATGTGATAGCTCCGCCTGCACCTATGCTCAGTTCTGTAGGTACAAAGTTATAATTAGCGCGATAACGATGGATGACATGCACTCTGAGGGTAGCGGCGTGATTACTGAGACACCATTGCGGACTCACGTTCTCCTTCCGCCACGATTGACCGTATGACCACACTTAGATCCGATACGCCGTCTATCGATATATATCCCAGACAACCAGAATATATccccctcctcttctccgcttcGAAGTCGTCTAACATCTGGACCGAACGTAATTTCGGCGCACCAGTCATTGAGCCTGCAGGTTTGAGGTCAGCGTACATCGCACACATATGTAATCGATTCGTGTCACTTACCTGGCGGGAAACATCGTCTGACACACTCCACACTTCCAACATTCTCTGCTAGAGTTCCTTGTACGGTTGTCACCAGATTATGTACACCGTAAGACTCCAGGGCGATGAGCTTGGGCACAGAAACCGTCGAAGGGGTGCAGCATGATAAGAGGTCAGAGCGTATCAAATCGACGATCTGCccagaagatcagctttcataTCGCACAGGTATTCAATCTAGAGTTACCACTCACCATCAGATTCTCCGCCCTTTCTTTGTGATCCGTTCTAAGCTCTTCTCCTATCTGCGCATCCACCTTCCTACCTTCTTCCACGCAAGCTTCGCTCCCGATGTCTTGCCCTCCGCAACCCGTGCTCTTCGCGCACACACATTGTCCTGGCTTGATCCTCGCTCTAGTCCCTTTAATCGGCATCATTTCAACTCGTCTAGACTTATCGATCTTCAGAAATCTCTCGGGACTTGAGGATAGTATCGATAAGCCAGAACCCCTGGGCGTAGTGAGCGACGGAAAGTGGAGATATGTGGAATAATATGCTGGATTAAACGTCCTCAATCTAAGGTATAGCGAATACGGATTGAGGTTGGGCGATGAAGCGGAAAACTTTGTCGTGAGTGTCAATTCGTATGATTCGCCTTGACGTATTGCCTCCCTGCATGCATCTATCCGTTCTCTGTAATCTGATCCAGTGGCGTTCGGGCGGAATGGCGGAAAGCTGGTCGCAGGAATCGTTGAGGCGGGTGAAACACTACCCAGCACCATTTCGACGTCTTGAAGGTATTCATCCCATTCGTTGGATGTCACTCCGAACGTCACATCGTGAGAGCGAAGCCAATCGATCATTGATATGTCCTCCGAATCCTCATCAGTATCGCTATTTAGCGGATCGGACGGATGGCGTAAAACCCCTCTGACGATCCATTCGCCAGCATCTGTCCTCTCCGTAAGACGATCTACCCATCCCCAACATGCATCTACCTCCTCTGCCGCCTGCGCATCGACCCTTGGCGGACGCTTGTAGCCCTGCAGAGATTCCGCTTTCATCTCATAGCCGAAATATCCCACCCAACCACCTCTCCAGCCTTCCTTCGATGATTCCCCTAATGCAGCAGTGAGAGCCTGTGAGCCAGCGGAAAACCAGTCCCAGAATGTGATTTCTGATAGAATAAGATGACTCGGTGGAAGGTCAGATCGATGCAAGGTAACTTTCCGACTCGCGAGACAGTACGTCAGAAGAAATTCCGGGTTGGCGAGCGACGTCGTGGTAGCACGGGTAGGCTAAGAAaggctgttgagcttgtgaATCCAGGATTTGAGATAACAAGACGCACCGTCTGACCATCAAGCCATACTTGTCCTGttgccttttccttgccCTTCCTAGACCCCCGCCGTTTCTGAACGAGACTCTCATATACATCTTGGGTTCTCAATCCTTTGCCTAGTTCACCCAATCTTTTCTCCAGCAGCCGCAGACCGCTTCTTCGCTGGCCTATTCGGGATGGAGTTCGGGATGGCGACGGCGTGACAGGTGGGGTTGGGAGGGCGGATGAGGGTCGGGTACTGGGCCTGGATCTTGACGCGGCGGATACTCTGTAGGCACACGACGAGATGATGTGCGATGAAAGGGGAGGGAATGATGGGGGTGACGAATGATATTTGTTGACTTCGGACAGGAACGATTGAAGTAGCGCAGAGCCACGAGTGGATGATATCGACTGTACGAATGATACAAGTTAGTCTGACTGAGCATTattagaagaagaaacaagaCTGACCTCTGGATGGTACTGTACGCCCCAGATCGGGTATTCTCTGTGCCTTACGCCTTGTACAGTACTCGGTCGATCAAGAGTAGGAACGGATCGGGCAGTCACCTCCAGCTCATTAGGAATCGCTGCACATCTGTCAGGCTCGCTGAGAATGCTGGAGGCATTTGAGTACTCACTCGCAGGATCAATCGTTAGACTATTGTACACTACCACTTCAAACTCGTCCTGATTTCCCGAAGTCTGCCAGAAAGGTGAATCAAAAAGACCAATCTTGGGTTCAGCGGGTTTGATCAGTACAACATGTCCATGAGTGATTGCAGGAGTGTTGATAATCTGACAGACAGGTCAGCCCTGATCTGTCGCATGAGGATTGTATGTACCCACCTGCGCGCCAAAAGCTACACCTATAGCTTGATGCCCTAAGCAGACACCTAGAATTGGTATGGGATGCAATCGCAGTAGATCGAGACCGAATGCGATGTCCTAACAGCCAGATTTAGCCCAGGTTATTGTGATCGAACGAGACGGCTCACAGATGGATTATCTGGACGACCAGGACCAGGAGACAGTATGACGCAATCAATGTTGGGTAAGACTTGCTGCTGGAATTCCGACCTATTTGCAGGTGATTTGACAAGATCAGCCGATGAAATTGAGACCGAGGAGGTTGATTTCTACTGACCAGCTGTATTTGTCTGCCTTGATCACGACCACTTTTTGCAGTACTTCGGCATCGCCATACAGTTGAGTGAAGAGACAAAGGAGATTGTTGGTATCTGCGTTGGGCAATGTCAGCTCGAATGATACGTCTCAGAGAGCCAAGCGGGCCTCACAAGAATCGTAGTAGTCCAGTATAAGGGTCCTTGGTAGCACTGGCCGCTCCATCTTgcacgagatcagctcatagACTACAGTCGTTGAGCCAGATCTTGAGGggaaaaagttgaaagatgtCGAAAAAATCCAAACATTTTTGGCGGGTGAAGATCTCGGATCGCTTATCGGAAGTCAATATTACGTAAAGCACAAGAGGACGATGTATGACCTCGCTCTCACCAATTGTAAATGATTTATGCATAGTGACATTGGACTGAGTCCCAAGTAAATCGACAACAAGCAATCTGTGCAAAAATCAGACGTACAGGCATGAGTTTTCAGGCCGCCGAATTAAGCTCAACACACAGTAAGAATCCTGACATGTCGACGGCAGCAGCATTCGCGCTCAAAGCGACTTTACGAAAGTCAATGTTGAGGACCTTGAAGGGTATGTCAGACGCAGAAGTGGAGAAGCAATGTGAGTGTCACTTTAAACGCAGACATGGAGGGGAAACCTGACATTCATGATGGGATAcgatccagctcaagctgtATTTCGGAAACTGCTCGATCAACCTTTCTTCAAAGAAGCGAAATCAGTGGGATGCTATTTGAGTATGAAACATGGTGAATTACGGACGACCGGGATAGTCGACCATATACTCAAAAGAGGTAGGCGTAACCCATCAATACTCTCGTCAAGGAGAGTTTCACTAAGCCCGAGCTTCATTCATAATGCAGGATCGACACTATACACACCGTTCATCCCACCACCTCCCTCGCGCAATCCAGAAGCAcaaccttcttcctcatcacaAGATATGAAGATGCTCAGGTTATATTCTCCTGCCGATCTTGAACGCTGTCCTCTCGACAAATGGGGCATTCTGGATCCTGGAGAAACCAGGAACGATAAAGACGGCTCtgaaaagagggaagatggtgagttccAATGGGTGCTATTGATAATCAACGTAACtggcttgagctgatcttgattgagCCAGTAATGAATCGCTCTTCCCCTCCCTTGGACGTCATTCTAGTACCCGGTGTTGCATTTGATGAAGATTGCAATCGTGTAAGTGGTCTGAACTCTCGCAGCATATGTGTATCTCACCTGACAATGACACAGCTTGGCAGGGGTAAAGCCTACTACGACCGTTTTCTGCTATTGTACACAACCACTCGACCGTCCCCGTTACTTGGTAAGCGGTACTGGTTGAAGGGCTCAAACTTGTCTGCTTACGCTTGGCCATCTACAGTCGCGCTTGCGTTGTCTCCTCAGATCCTGgagaaaggggagaaagTGCCTACGACCGAGCATGATTTTAGATTAGATGGGGTCATCTCTCCTGAGGGTATAGTGTGGAGAGAAGGGAATTGAAAAGGTGCTTAGCAAATCTACCAGTTGGGCTGATACGATGGGGTCGCTCCAGAGAGCATGAGTAACGATTGCCTGGAAGCTATAAGTCTTGGAAAGTACATAGGTGAGCTCACTACCATTCCCGCCAATCAACTTTGGGCACGCTGGTCCTTTTTACATCATTCTTCGTGCGCTGACGCTGAGTTCTCAAAGGATCCGGACAAATCAGACATGTCTTCACTCAAGCTCCTTTGGTCAACCTTCCCCACTCTATGGTTATACTCGGTATGGAGCATTCTGTGCCATCAGTAAAACATTTCAAAGCATTATTTCAACAATATACATCACAACAAATTTGATCTTCCAGTCTCCCTCCCCTCGATCAACGTCACGTCATCCATTTCCCAAGGAATAACAAAATATTCGTCCGTTACCATGAACACATATTATCCTTATTCACAACCACAATCACAAGCGCGACCGGCAGCCTTCCACAGATTCCATCCCAACGCGCCATACCAAGCACAATCTTCGAtcggcttcttctcatcGCCCTCATCTACGGGATCCCAATGGCCGTCTCAACAATTCCAATCCGGTTATTCAAGCGCcaataccttcttcccatcatATCAAACGTTCAGCAACCCATTCAACAGcgcttatccttcttccgcccCATATTCCGGCGTCTTCGGGAACCCCTTTCAACCTTCTTTACTCTTCCCTCAATCCGCTCCTTCTCAGTTCTTCCCTTGGACTGATCCGACTCGAAACCAGTTCCAACACAGCTATACAACCATGCCAATGTCCATTGGAATTGATGCAGGTAGTAAGAACGCTCAAGCTAAAGTCGACCTGCCTCCCTGTCATCCATGGACGGCCAATTCGTATGCTAATTCGATGTTAGAATTTATCGATGCGCACATCGACAGAACACAACGCCAAGCCTATAGTGCAGCTGAGCATAGTGTTTCCCAATACAAGAAGGCAGAGAACATATACAGGGATATCATGAGTGCAGCGGGGACCGGTCAATGCACGAAATCCGACCTGAACACTAAAGTGTCCGCGCTGAGTTCGGCTTTCACGGGTTTTTGGACTGCTCGATCCGCCGAGCAGACGTTgagccaaagaagaaatgaGCTCGTTCAAGAGAGAAATAAGGTGAACATCTCTCAGATCTCTCTGGGCACGGCAAAGAGCATCTTGAAAAGCTGTGGTACCATAAGCCGGAAAGATGCGAATAGTAAGTACATCTGTATCCAATCCTGTCATTCGAAGTTTCTTCTCATGCCTTTCAGATAGAATCCCGTGAGACATCCAGACTGACCGTTTTGTATCATCTGCGCAGAACAAGCGAGCACATCACCTCTCGAGAGACTCACCAAACACGCTATGAAAAACCAACATTTCAAGAATAAGCATGTTCTCCGTTCTGTAGGGGGAAGAGGACAATCTTATCCCTCTTCGTGGTCGAACGACGGAACCACATCGACATGGTCGAATTTACCGACTATGCCTCCAAACAATTCTAATACCGTTTCGTCTGGCATCCCCTCAGACATCTTCTCCGGCATGCGGACGGGCTTCACTCCTGGTCCCGGCGTCGGTCCAAGTATCAATCCTTGGTCTTCACCTGCATCTTCTTATCCTGCTCCGTATCAGTCTAATAACAGCTACATACCCCCCGGCAGTAATTGGGGATTTTGAGTCATCACTAGATGTTTATGGTCTGCCGTCTGCCTTCATTCGCTTTGCATCTCTCAAGCGGATGTTCATGTATCGGTCGATAATCCCTGTCGACAGCCTGCGCAAAATGTACGAATGCATATCTTGTCCGGACAGACTCATGATGGCCTCTTACTTTACCCTCTTTCGGAGTGAGCGAGATGAACAGTACATCGCGATTGAGCCAATGAACCGCCATTCCCCACCGTTCATGTGCATCTATCATTCGTTGTCTGTATTATCTACTGCTGCTCTCTGCAAATAGACAATGACTGGAGAAAGGACCACGTTTGCATTACGCTTCACACATAACAGGAACAACAGAAAGTCACCTACCTTTGTCCTGGTCTTCCATTGATCAATCCGTCGCTCTAGGCCAGCCTTGGTAGAAAACCGTATGTAATGGGTGATAATGAGTGACAAGCGAGAaagaatcaagatgaagtcgTTACGCTCCGCCCATTCTCAATACAATATCGAAAACACCGATTCATCACACCAATCATCCCGCATCATAATATCATCAGCCCCGTATATCTCCCCTGAAGATTGCTCAGAACCACTATGCAGTTCAGTGGTTTCACTCCGAGCTTAGCAGCatccgcctccgccttctCACGATTCAACCCACACGTCGCCCCTTCCTACGCACCTCAGTATGGCgcattcccatcatctttCGGCACGACCCTTCACCCTCAACAGCCACCATGGTCTACTCACTCTCATCAACCCATGTTCGGATTCGGACAAACCCCCGGCTATGTTCCAAACCCCTTCAACAACACATATATACCCAGTAGGGGTtattcttctttccagcCTCAGCCAAGCTATGATCCATCGAGTTCACAGCGACAGCGGGGTACGAGTCAACACGGTCATGGGATAGGACATGGGCAAGGACAAGCTGCTGCGTACTACGATCCAAATCAGAATTTCGGGGACACTGACCAAgccgacgaagatgacgcaGACAGCAGCGACTTCGAatgtgaagatgaagaagtggtgTCCACTccgtcaacttcttcttcacctatAGACCCGGGCACGCCCTCTACCAATACATGCACTGACCCTTCCCAGCCATCCGCACCTCCCGTGGCTCAAGAACCAGTAGAAAATTCTAATCCCTATTGGAAGGCGAATTCAGGATGGCGAGAAAGCTCGATCCGCGGATCGGCTGCTGAACACTGTCAATCTGCGTACGACAAGGAGAGATCCAAGGCGGACCTGAGCTCCAAGCGACGACAAGCAGACGCGGAGTGGATCAAGGAAAATGGCGGGCGGTTAATGGATTCCATGGAGGATCTAAGCACCAAATACACCAGTCTAATTGATCAGTTCACCAGATCGAGACCGGGTGTAGATCGGAATCTGGCTCAAAGTTTGCGAGTTTTTGGACAAAGTATCAACAGCGCTTATGGTAAGGCGAAGACCTATATGCGTCATTCGGAACAAGCCGTCGAGACTTCCCAAGAGGAGATTGACGCTATGAGGAATATGGCGCATCTGAAGAAAGCTGTCGAtacgatcaaatcaagctcaacgagTGGTATTTCGGTGGGAGATGCCAGATATGCTTTCAAGAAATATGGCTCACAGATGAAAGAAGACTTCAATGGTGAGTGAACTGCCCCAGTATTCCTGTCTTCCTTATGATAGTGACCTGAAAAGAAAATGATGGATCGCTTGAACTGAACCATGTTCAAAATCGAACAGGCGAACAACATAGATCACCTTTCGAGAGCTTATTCATGTCAAGCTACAATAACGCGCGGAACGACCAAGAGATCCCATTTCGCACCTCAGCTCCGATTGCCCCTCCTTCCACTGAACAAGCACGTTCGAACGCGCAGCAATTTGGCACTCAGCCGACGAACTCTGGGACCTCATCCCCGACTTCTGCTCCGGGCAGGAAGCCTGACATCAATGACATCTTCGGTCAGTCCACTGGCACCACTTTCAATCCGTGGACTGTCAACCCAAACCCGTCTGCCTGGGGTAGAAATGGACTTTCCAATCTGCGTTCCGTCTTCGGGTCCAACGGGTATGGATTTAATGGATATAATGGGTTCAGACCTGACCAGTATAACCAATTCGGCTCCCAATTTGGCGGCTTTCGACCTCAGCCCTctcagcttgaccagctcCTGGCTAGCCTCCTAAGCTCAAATACGAGTACCAATGCCAATATCAATTCCCACCCAGCAGCGTACACTTCTTCTCCCAGCGCCAATCTTCCGTCCGTAGCTCATCCTCAGCCTGCTATGGGAATGGGCACGGGCACGGCATACAGTAACCCGACTACCGCTAATGCGTCAAATAGGAGATACGCCGGTGGACTCTGGGGTGGAGAGAGACCAGGAGAAGTGTCCTATGTGACCGGCCTCCGCCCGGGAAAATGCTAAGCCGACTAGTGTAGCGTGTGGAACGGAACTGGAAGCCTGTGTTGTTCAGACGACAGAATGCGTCCACTCGATCAGAACCAGGATGCATATCGTATCGTCGGCATCGGGAATCGCTTCAAACGGAGGTCATCAGGACGATGGTAGTGCTAAAGGAGCAGTCCATGGTATTACGAAGACCTTACGCTATTTTCGCTTCCAGACTGCTATCCGTTCTCCCCCCTTAGCACCGCTagtcctcctttcttccactGGCACATCTTTCTCCCATATAATCTCCCAATCAGTGTCTAGCAGCTGGTGATACTTTTCCACCGTCAAAGGCCAAGGCGGAGGATTGTTGTCGGTCGGCGGCAGCGGATACATGAGCGTGATCAAGCTAGCGTTGGATGCTGACAAGTCCCTCATTTGCGAAGCCCATCGTACGTGTAGATCGGGTGGGATTGCACATAAGAAGCTATCGAGGGTTTTGTGTGATCAAGGAGCTCAAACTTCATGCGCTGTGATCGACTTACGTATAGTCGTATATCAGATCGTACTTATCTTCTGTCTTATACTCGAAGAAATCTCCACAGACCACCTCTGCCGTGCCTTCGGTGACTGCCTGCTGGCTCAACCACCTGCGTGAAGAGAACGTCGGGTTCAGCTTAGCCACATGACCCGATATACTTGAGCATAGTAccatgactcacatcttAGCTTTCTCCACTCCGATTGGAGCCAGGTCCATTCCGACCGCGTCTAGTCCTATCGAAGCAAAAGTATGCACATCATACCCCTACTCGATATGAGCTTTAGCTGAGCTCCGTTTCTACTGCATCTGAATCTTGACTTTACAGCAACGTGGTGCAATATTGACTGTGCCAAGCCAAAGACGTCCAGACTCACAGTACCACAGCCAGGTACCAATGCTCGACCACTTCTTGGTATACCCAGCTGATCTACAAGAGACGATCGGAGAAGCGATGTGAGCGAAAGATGCGATTTTGACTGATCCCATCCCGTTCGACCTTCTTGCCTAATGCAGTGGCGAAATCAATCTATGAACATCCGATTGATGGCTTATACAGACGTaccatctttcttcccaaGCGTTGTCATGTCCGACGTCTGTCATTTTGTCTTTTAACAATGTGAGCACTGGGACTGACATACACTATTGACATAAGCTTTGTTCCGAGTAGTAACAGAGAGTCCCTGCTAGTAGGGAGTTTCCGGTTATTCCGGGATCGGaatgatcaaggtggaggtgacaacagatgaagatgacgctGTTTGCCTTTAAGTTAAGAGCAGGTGACCACGGAAATCCGCTCGAGTGAACGTTTGTCCCAGAATAGAATAGAAGTCAAAGCTAGCAGCCAGGCTGAATagttgagcttcttcacGACATTTCGCTTTTTATCAATCCAGCTTGCTTCCATTCAACCCAGAACTCCACACTCCAATTGATCCAAAGACCATGTCAGACAGAATTACCGGATCTTGCAACTGCGGTTCTATCACCGTCAATATCCCTAAACCGGATGGGCTGGTACTTTGTCGTATGTGTATATCCACACTTCCCCTTATAGTCCTGTTCGAGTGAGCTATCGCTGAGATTACTTTTGCATCTAAGACTGCGTCAATTGTAGGAAGTCAGGTGGAACATTGTGCGTTCTTTCCCCTACTCCTGGCACTGCAGAAATGACTAGAAAATCCTGCTAGAATGGAACGACTGACTAGTGCTGAATCGCTTCACGTTGACAGGACTTCGGGCAACTTTAGTCTCTCGCCGAAAGAGATGCAACTCGAAGGGGTCCCAAGTCAATATAAGAACCCCGGATCATCAGGAAATGAAGTGACCAGACATTTTTGCGGGAATTGCGGATCGTAAGTTTACCCCTACTTCGTGTGATTGTTGGCTGTGAAAGAGACGGTGAGGGAAGTTGTTGATGTTTCCGAAGTTGAAGAGGCCGTGAGATTGTATGAGTACGCCA
Protein-coding regions in this window:
- a CDS encoding 5-formyltetrahydrofolate cyclo-ligase; protein product: MSTAAAFALKATLRKSMLRTLKGMSDAEVEKQSQAVFRKLLDQPFFKEAKSVGCYLSMKHGELRTTGIVDHILKRGSTLYTPFIPPPPSRNPEAQPSSSSQDMKMLRLYSPADLERCPLDKWGILDPGETRNDKDGSEKREDVMNRSSPPLDVILVPGVAFDEDCNRLGRGKAYYDRFLLLYTTTRPSPLLVALALSPQILEKGEKVPTTEHDFRLDGVISPEGIVWREGN